In one window of Marinifilum sp. JC120 DNA:
- a CDS encoding TetR/AcrR family transcriptional regulator, translating into MTKKEKILLAAQEQFGEHGYTATTLKMVADCAGVASGLVSHYYGNKDNLFLESGGELIDQMLAILSDKAKAGKNGLECLEIFVQAYFDFTDNHRTTFPTLLRSSPFSDEYPHLDRTHIASKFKQLIDRIDDYIRLGMEDGSIREVSLPQTSYLVYGHIVGAVRTEFLTPFQIDNLFKEACQFIVRSLAKT; encoded by the coding sequence ATGACCAAGAAAGAAAAAATCCTACTGGCTGCGCAGGAACAGTTTGGAGAACACGGCTACACTGCAACAACACTGAAAATGGTAGCCGACTGCGCAGGAGTTGCCTCGGGGCTGGTTTCACACTACTACGGAAACAAAGACAACCTCTTCCTTGAATCCGGGGGAGAACTTATCGACCAGATGCTTGCCATACTCTCCGATAAAGCCAAGGCGGGTAAAAACGGGCTAGAGTGTTTGGAAATATTTGTTCAGGCCTATTTTGACTTTACAGACAACCACAGAACCACCTTTCCGACTCTGCTGCGCAGCTCCCCTTTCAGCGATGAATATCCACACCTTGACCGCACCCACATTGCTTCTAAATTCAAGCAGCTTATTGACCGTATTGATGATTACATCCGATTGGGTATGGAGGACGGTTCCATCCGGGAAGTATCACTCCCGCAAACATCATATCTGGTATACGGGCACATTGTCGGGGCAGTAAGAACCGAGTTCCTGACCCCCTTCCAGATCGACAATCTATTCAAAGAAGCATGCCAATTTATAGTTCGAAGCTTAGCCAAAACCTAA
- a CDS encoding succinate dehydrogenase/fumarate reductase cytochrome b subunit produces MAVNVGMHVARPGKRDAVLDWLQMLTGAGLVAFMWCHMILVSSVVISPKIMNAIAHFFEATYMAQVGGPLIFLTFLLHFALAARKIPFRPEGQATIWQHAQMLKHRDTWLWVVQAVTAMVILVMGAIHMWVVLNDLPITAAKSAARVGEGGWMLFYLVLLPCVELHVSVGFYRIGVKWGFIRTENRKQAKKLESILFATFMVIGIITLIRFITLS; encoded by the coding sequence ATGGCTGTAAATGTAGGTATGCACGTGGCGCGTCCAGGGAAGAGGGATGCGGTCCTCGACTGGCTGCAAATGCTTACCGGAGCCGGACTTGTGGCTTTTATGTGGTGTCACATGATTCTGGTGTCCTCGGTTGTCATTTCGCCCAAGATTATGAATGCCATTGCTCATTTCTTTGAAGCAACATATATGGCACAGGTCGGTGGCCCTTTGATTTTCTTAACTTTTTTGCTACATTTCGCGCTGGCGGCCAGAAAGATACCTTTTCGGCCGGAAGGGCAGGCGACCATTTGGCAGCATGCACAGATGCTTAAGCATCGTGACACCTGGCTTTGGGTTGTTCAGGCCGTGACCGCAATGGTTATCCTCGTGATGGGTGCCATCCACATGTGGGTTGTGCTCAACGATCTTCCTATTACTGCCGCAAAGTCGGCGGCCCGTGTCGGAGAAGGCGGATGGATGCTTTTCTATCTGGTTCTTTTACCCTGCGTTGAGCTTCATGTGAGCGTGGGATTCTATCGCATCGGTGTCAAATGGGGATTTATCAGGACTGAGAACAGGAAGCAGGCTAAGAAGCTTGAATCCATTCTCTTTGCGACCTTTATGGTTATCGGCATCATCACCCTGATCAGGTTCATCACTTTAAGTTAA